Proteins encoded within one genomic window of Oncorhynchus mykiss isolate Arlee chromosome 27, USDA_OmykA_1.1, whole genome shotgun sequence:
- the LOC110507355 gene encoding cullin-3 isoform X1, whose protein sequence is MSNLSKGGTKKDTKMRIRAFPMTMDEKYVNNIWDLLKNAIQEIQRKNNSGLSFEELYRNAYTMVLHKHGEKLYTGLREVVTEHLINKVREDVLNSLNNNFLQTLNQAWNDHQTAMVMIRDILMYMDRVYVQQNNVENVYNLGLIIFRDQVVRYGCIRDHLRQTLLDMIARERKGEVVDRGAIRNACQMLMILGLEGRSVYEEDFEAPFLEMSAEFFQMESQKFLAENSASVYIKKVEARINEEIERVLHCLDKTTEEPIVKVVERELISKHMKTIVEMENSGLVHMLKNGKTEDLACMYKLFSRVPNGLKTMCECMSSYLREQGKALVSEEGEGKNPVDYIQGLLDLKSRFDRFLQESFNNDRLFKQTIAGDFEYFLNLNSRSPEYLSLFIDDKLKKGVKGLTEQEVESILDKAMVLFRFMQEKDVFERYYKQHLARRLLTNKSVSDDSEKNMISKLKTECGCQFTSKLEGMFRDMSISNTTMDEFRQHLQSTAVSLGGVDLTVRVLTTGYWPTQSATPKCNIPPSPRHAFEVFRRFYLAKHSGRQLTLQHHMGSADLNATFYGPIKKEDGSEVGVGGAQVTGSNTRKHILQVSTFQMTILMLFNNREKSMFEEIQQETDIPERELVRALQSLACGKPTQRVLTKEPKSKEIENGHMFTVNDQFTSKLHRVKIQTVAAKQGESDPERKETRQKVDDDRKHEIEAAIVRIMKSRKKMQHNVLVAEVTQQLRSRFLPSPVVIKKRIEGLIEREYLARTPEDRKVYTYVA, encoded by the exons ATGTCCAATCTGAGCAAAGGCGGCACCAAAAAGGACACCAAGATGAGAATACGAGCCTTTCCT ATGACGATGGACGAAAAGTATGTCAACAACATCTGGGACCTTCTGAAGAATGCCATCCAGGAGATCCAGAGGAAGAACAACAGCGGGCTGAGCTTTGAGGAGCTCTACAGGAATGCCTACACCATGGTGCTGCACAAACACGGCGAGAAGCTCTACACGGGCCTCCGGGAGGTGGTCACCGAGCACCTCATCAACAAA GTACGGGAAGATGTCCTCAACTCACTAAACAATAACTTCCTCCAAACACTGAACCAAGCCTGGAACGACCACCAGACGGCCATGGTCATGATCAGAGACATCCTCATGTACATG GACCGGGTGTACGTGCAGCAGAACAATGTGGAGAACGTCTATAACCTGGGCCTGATCATCTTCAGAGACCAGGTGGTGCGCTACGGCTGCATCCGAGACCACCTCCGACAGACCCTCCTGGACATGATCGCACGAGAGAGGAAGGGCGAGGTGGTGGACAG gggagCGATCAGAAATGCATGCCAGATGTTAATGATCTTAGGCCTTGAAGGAAGGTCGGTTTACGAAGAGGACTTTGAGGCCCcgtttttagaaatgtctgcAGAGTTCTTCCAG ATGGAAAGTCAAAAGTTTTTGGCAGAGAACAGCGCGAGCGTGTACATAAAGAAAGTGGAGGCACGGATAAACGAGGAGATCGAGCGCGTACTGCACTGCCTGGACAAGACGACGGAGGAGCCCATCGTCAAGGTGGTGGAGCGAGAGCTCATCTCCAAGCACATGAAGACCATCGTGGAAATGGAGAACTCGGGCCTCGTCCACATGCTCAAGAATGGAAAGACCGAGG accTGGCGTGTATGTATAAGCTCTTTAGCAGAGTGCCAAACGGACTGAAGACAATGTGTGAGTGCATGAGCTCCTACCTCCGCGAGCAGGGCAAGGCGCTGGTGTCAGAGGAGGGCGAGGGCAAAAACCCTGTAGATTACATCCAG GGTCTGTTGGATCTGAAGTCACGTTTCGATCGCTTCCTCCAAGAGTCATTCAACAACGACCGGCTCTTCAAGCAGACCATCGCAGGGGACTTTGAATACTTCCTCAACCTCAACTCGCGCTCTCCCGAGTACCTCTCCTTGTTCATCGACGACAAGCTGAAGAAAGGCGTAAAAGGA TTGACGGAGCAGGAGGTGGAGTCGATCCTGGACAAGGCCATGGTGCTCTTCAGGTTCATGCAGGAGAAGGATGTGTTTGAGCGGTACTACAAACAGCACCTGGCCAGGAGGCTGCTCACCAATAAGAGCGTCTCCGACGACTCGGAGAAGAACATGATCTCTAAGCTCAAG ACGGAGTGCGGTTGCCAGTTCACCTCCAAACTAGAAGGCATGTTCCGGGACATGAGCATCTCAAACACAACCATGGATGAGTTCCGCCAACATCTACAGTCAACGGCG GTGTCGTTGGGCGGAGTTGATCTCACAGTGAGGGTCTTGACGACAGGTTACTGGCCAACGCAGTCCGCCACGCCCAAATGTAATATCCCCCCTTCTCCTCGACATGCATTTGAAGTCTTTAGAAG GTTTTATCTGGCCAAGCACAGCGGCAGGCAGCTTACGTTACAGCATCACATGGGCTCTGCAGACCTCAACGCCACCTTCTACGGCCCAATCAAAAAG GAGGACGGCTCAGAGGTGGGGGTGGGCGGCGCCCAGGTAACAGGCTCCAACACCAGGAAGCACATACTGCAGGTGTCCACCTTCCAGATGACAATACTAATGCTCTTCAACAACCGGGAGAAGTCCATGTTTGAG GAGATCCAGCAGGAGACAGACATCCCGGAGAGGGAGCTGGTGCGTGCGCTGCAGTCACTGGCCTGCGGGAAGCCCACCCAACGCGTCCTCACCAAGGAGCCCAAGTCCAAGGAGATCGAGAACGGCCACATGTTCACCGTTAATGACCAGTTCACCTCCAAGCTGCATCGCGTCAAGATCCAGACAG TCGCCGCTAAGCAAGGAGAGTCGGACCCGGAGAGGAAGGAGACGCGGCAGAAAGTGGACGACGACAGGAAGCACGAGATTGAGGCGGCCATCGTCCGCATCATGAAGTCTAGAAAGAAGATGCAGCATAACGTACTAGTAGCAGAG GTCACCCAGCAGCTGAGATCGCGATTCCTCCCCAGTCCTGTAGTCATCAAGAAGCGCATTGAAGGACTCATTGAGCGGGAATATTTGGCGCGGACACCAGAGGATCGCAAAGTGTACACTTATGTAGCATAA
- the LOC110507355 gene encoding cullin-3 isoform X2 has protein sequence MTMDEKYVNNIWDLLKNAIQEIQRKNNSGLSFEELYRNAYTMVLHKHGEKLYTGLREVVTEHLINKVREDVLNSLNNNFLQTLNQAWNDHQTAMVMIRDILMYMDRVYVQQNNVENVYNLGLIIFRDQVVRYGCIRDHLRQTLLDMIARERKGEVVDRGAIRNACQMLMILGLEGRSVYEEDFEAPFLEMSAEFFQMESQKFLAENSASVYIKKVEARINEEIERVLHCLDKTTEEPIVKVVERELISKHMKTIVEMENSGLVHMLKNGKTEDLACMYKLFSRVPNGLKTMCECMSSYLREQGKALVSEEGEGKNPVDYIQGLLDLKSRFDRFLQESFNNDRLFKQTIAGDFEYFLNLNSRSPEYLSLFIDDKLKKGVKGLTEQEVESILDKAMVLFRFMQEKDVFERYYKQHLARRLLTNKSVSDDSEKNMISKLKTECGCQFTSKLEGMFRDMSISNTTMDEFRQHLQSTAVSLGGVDLTVRVLTTGYWPTQSATPKCNIPPSPRHAFEVFRRFYLAKHSGRQLTLQHHMGSADLNATFYGPIKKEDGSEVGVGGAQVTGSNTRKHILQVSTFQMTILMLFNNREKSMFEEIQQETDIPERELVRALQSLACGKPTQRVLTKEPKSKEIENGHMFTVNDQFTSKLHRVKIQTVAAKQGESDPERKETRQKVDDDRKHEIEAAIVRIMKSRKKMQHNVLVAEVTQQLRSRFLPSPVVIKKRIEGLIEREYLARTPEDRKVYTYVA, from the exons ATGACGATGGACGAAAAGTATGTCAACAACATCTGGGACCTTCTGAAGAATGCCATCCAGGAGATCCAGAGGAAGAACAACAGCGGGCTGAGCTTTGAGGAGCTCTACAGGAATGCCTACACCATGGTGCTGCACAAACACGGCGAGAAGCTCTACACGGGCCTCCGGGAGGTGGTCACCGAGCACCTCATCAACAAA GTACGGGAAGATGTCCTCAACTCACTAAACAATAACTTCCTCCAAACACTGAACCAAGCCTGGAACGACCACCAGACGGCCATGGTCATGATCAGAGACATCCTCATGTACATG GACCGGGTGTACGTGCAGCAGAACAATGTGGAGAACGTCTATAACCTGGGCCTGATCATCTTCAGAGACCAGGTGGTGCGCTACGGCTGCATCCGAGACCACCTCCGACAGACCCTCCTGGACATGATCGCACGAGAGAGGAAGGGCGAGGTGGTGGACAG gggagCGATCAGAAATGCATGCCAGATGTTAATGATCTTAGGCCTTGAAGGAAGGTCGGTTTACGAAGAGGACTTTGAGGCCCcgtttttagaaatgtctgcAGAGTTCTTCCAG ATGGAAAGTCAAAAGTTTTTGGCAGAGAACAGCGCGAGCGTGTACATAAAGAAAGTGGAGGCACGGATAAACGAGGAGATCGAGCGCGTACTGCACTGCCTGGACAAGACGACGGAGGAGCCCATCGTCAAGGTGGTGGAGCGAGAGCTCATCTCCAAGCACATGAAGACCATCGTGGAAATGGAGAACTCGGGCCTCGTCCACATGCTCAAGAATGGAAAGACCGAGG accTGGCGTGTATGTATAAGCTCTTTAGCAGAGTGCCAAACGGACTGAAGACAATGTGTGAGTGCATGAGCTCCTACCTCCGCGAGCAGGGCAAGGCGCTGGTGTCAGAGGAGGGCGAGGGCAAAAACCCTGTAGATTACATCCAG GGTCTGTTGGATCTGAAGTCACGTTTCGATCGCTTCCTCCAAGAGTCATTCAACAACGACCGGCTCTTCAAGCAGACCATCGCAGGGGACTTTGAATACTTCCTCAACCTCAACTCGCGCTCTCCCGAGTACCTCTCCTTGTTCATCGACGACAAGCTGAAGAAAGGCGTAAAAGGA TTGACGGAGCAGGAGGTGGAGTCGATCCTGGACAAGGCCATGGTGCTCTTCAGGTTCATGCAGGAGAAGGATGTGTTTGAGCGGTACTACAAACAGCACCTGGCCAGGAGGCTGCTCACCAATAAGAGCGTCTCCGACGACTCGGAGAAGAACATGATCTCTAAGCTCAAG ACGGAGTGCGGTTGCCAGTTCACCTCCAAACTAGAAGGCATGTTCCGGGACATGAGCATCTCAAACACAACCATGGATGAGTTCCGCCAACATCTACAGTCAACGGCG GTGTCGTTGGGCGGAGTTGATCTCACAGTGAGGGTCTTGACGACAGGTTACTGGCCAACGCAGTCCGCCACGCCCAAATGTAATATCCCCCCTTCTCCTCGACATGCATTTGAAGTCTTTAGAAG GTTTTATCTGGCCAAGCACAGCGGCAGGCAGCTTACGTTACAGCATCACATGGGCTCTGCAGACCTCAACGCCACCTTCTACGGCCCAATCAAAAAG GAGGACGGCTCAGAGGTGGGGGTGGGCGGCGCCCAGGTAACAGGCTCCAACACCAGGAAGCACATACTGCAGGTGTCCACCTTCCAGATGACAATACTAATGCTCTTCAACAACCGGGAGAAGTCCATGTTTGAG GAGATCCAGCAGGAGACAGACATCCCGGAGAGGGAGCTGGTGCGTGCGCTGCAGTCACTGGCCTGCGGGAAGCCCACCCAACGCGTCCTCACCAAGGAGCCCAAGTCCAAGGAGATCGAGAACGGCCACATGTTCACCGTTAATGACCAGTTCACCTCCAAGCTGCATCGCGTCAAGATCCAGACAG TCGCCGCTAAGCAAGGAGAGTCGGACCCGGAGAGGAAGGAGACGCGGCAGAAAGTGGACGACGACAGGAAGCACGAGATTGAGGCGGCCATCGTCCGCATCATGAAGTCTAGAAAGAAGATGCAGCATAACGTACTAGTAGCAGAG GTCACCCAGCAGCTGAGATCGCGATTCCTCCCCAGTCCTGTAGTCATCAAGAAGCGCATTGAAGGACTCATTGAGCGGGAATATTTGGCGCGGACACCAGAGGATCGCAAAGTGTACACTTATGTAGCATAA